The genomic stretch TGGAAGACTTGGAAAGCGATCGCTTCAGTTACAAGCGCTATCTCACATCCGATCCAGAGCAGAAATATCAGATTGCTGAAGCAGAAACCTTAGAGGAAGGATTGGAACTGTGGCGATCGCAGCAACCCGATGTCGTACTGCTCGATATCAATCTGCCCGATGGTGATGGTTTAGAGTTTTTAGAAGAGATTAGTACGGGGCAATTCATCAATAAACTGCCTGTGATCATGCTGACGGGACAGGGAGATGAACGGATTGCCGTGCGGGCGATGAAGTTGGGGGCAGCCGACTATTTAGTGAAATCAGATGTGACTGCGGTTTCGCTCCTCACCTGTATCAATCAGGTGCAAGAAAATAATTTACTCTTTCGTCAACTGCGGCGATCGCAACAGCAACAAGCAGTAATTGCCTCAATGGCGCTACATATCCGTAGATCGGTTTCATTTGAGGATGTTGCTAATACGATCGTCCAAGAAATACGCGGCTTTTTAGCTGCTGATCGGACGATTATTTACCGATTTCATCCTGATATGAGTGGGTCAATTGTGGCTGAGGCAGTTCTTCCCGAATGGGAAACATGCTTGAATAGTCAAATTGAGGATACTTGCTTTCAGGAAAATCTTGGTGGGGAATACCAAAATGGCAAAATCTTTGCGGCGAATGACATTTACGAAGCTAACCTCACAGAGTGTCATATCCAACTTCTCGAAAGATTTCAGATCAAGGCAAATCTGGTAGTGCCGATTCTCCTGAATGGTACAAATGCTCTATGGGGATTGCTGATCGTTCATCAATGTTCATCTCCACGCCAATGGCATGAAGAAGATATTCAGCTATTGCATCAGCTATCTGTGCATTTAGCGATTTCCCTACAACAAGCTGAACTCTATCAAAATCTAGAAAGCCTGAATTCGTCTCTGGAGGCAAAAGTACAGGAACGCACTGAAGAAATACAACTGCAAGCGCAAATGCTTGAGCAGATTCATGATGCTGTAATTTCTACAACCCCAGATGGCACGATCTTAACTTGGAACACTGGGGCTGAGCGACTCTATGAATACAAGTCTAATGAGGCGATCGGGCAGAATGTTAGTATGCTTTACCTGAATGAAGATGTGCCTATCATTCAATCCACAGTCTTTGTTCCTGTAATAGAAAACGGAAACCATGAAGTTGAGCTACGGAATCGGACAAAATCAGGAAATATAATTGATATAAGCTTACGTCTTTCTTTGGTTAGGGATGCGCTAGGAAATCCCATTCGCTTGATTGGGTGCTCTAACGATATTAGCGATCGCAAACAAGCCGAAATAGACCTCAAAGAAAGCGAACAGAGCTATGTTAGTCTCATGGCAGCGTCTCCAGTAGGAATCTTCCGCGCCGATCCGATGGGATATTGCACATACATCAATGATCGCTGGAGTTTCATTGCAGGAATTACAATAGAATCTGCTATGGGAGATGGATGGCGACAAGGTATCCACCCCGAAGATCGGCAATTAGTCTCTGATGAGTGGGATCAATCAGTACAGGAAGAGCGAACTTTCACCCTTGAGTATCGCTTTCAGCGTCCCGATGGAGTAGTAACTTGGGTCTATGGGCAATCAGTTGCTAAACGTAACGATGATGGGATTGTCACAGGCTATGTCGGGACGATTACAGATATTAGCGATCACAAACGCGCCGAACAAGAACTACAGAACCTCAATCAAGAACTAGAAGTCAGAGTGGAGCAACGGACTGCTTTATTAAAAGAAAGCGAACAGCGTTTTGTAACTTTAGCTGAGGCGGCTCCCGTCGGCATTTTTCAGGCAGATGAAATGGGTCAAACTATTTATGCCAATCCTGCTTGGGGACATATGACGGGGCGCGAACCCGAAGCAGCTTTAGGAAGTGGTTGGCTCGAAACGATCCATCCCGAAGATCGCGAACGAATTCTGAGAGAAGCGAGCGAGGGAATGAGTCAAAATAGCAGTTTCCAAACGGAGGCGAGATGCCTCAAACCCGATGGCACGATTACTTGGTTTTACTGTCAGGTCAATCCCAAATTAGACTCTAACAATAATGTTTTGGGCTACATTGGTACTTTAACCAATATTAGCGATCGCAAATTAGCTGAAGCAGAACTTCAAAAGCTATCTAATCGCCTTGAATTAGCACTCAGATCTGCGGCGATCGGTTGTTGGGAGTGGGATCTCGTTAATAACATCAAAGTTTGGGATGCACGAATGTATGAGATCTATGGTTTATCAGAACAAGATGTTAATTCTGTTGACTATGAGCGATGGGCAAACATTCTCCATCCAGATGACTACTTACCCACCACGACTCTACTCCAGCAAGCCATCTTAGGAGAAGCTGAGTATGATACCGAATTTCGGATTATACATTCCGATGGGACTGTTCACTTTATCAAAGCCTATGGTGTGTTAGTCAGAGACGAACAGAGCAATCCCAAAGCTATGATTGGGATTAACTTTGATATTAGCGATCGCAAGAAATTTGAAGAAACTTTGCGAGAGAGTGAAGAAATAAAAAGACGGATTCTCGAAAGCAGTAGCGACTGTATTAAATTGCTTGATCTTGATGGACGACTCCTATATATCAATGATGGAGGACTCGACATTCTGGAAATTGATGACTTTTCAGCTTTTCATAATGTCGATTGGTGCGGTTTGTGGCCAGAAGCATCGCATTCAGACATAGTAGCAGCCGTCAATATTGCCAAGTCAGGGCAAACAGGTAAATTCCAAGGTTTTTGTCCTACGGCAAAAGGGAATCCTAAATGGTGGGATGTTGTAGTTACTCCCATCCGCGATGGAAATGGACAAGTAGTACAACTGCTATCGGTTTCGCGAGATATTACTGAACGCAAGCGAGCAGAACAGGAAATTTTGGAAAATCATCAATTGATTCAACAAATTGCCGACTCATCGCCCAATGTCCTCTACCTATATGACCTCCAAGAACAACGGAATACCTATGCTAATCGCGAGATTTTGGCGACGCTAGGTTACTCGGCGAGTACGATCCAAGAAATGGGTATGTCTTGGTTGCCTACTGTAATTCACCCAGATGATCTCCTGCCAACCGTAGAACACTTTGAGAGATTGAAACAGGCTCATGATGGCGAAATCTTTTCCCATGAGTATCGACTTCGACACGCAAATGGCGAATGGCGCTATTTCTTCAGTCGCGATTTAATCTTCAGTCGCGATGTACAGGGGCAAGTCAAGCTCATTATTGGCACTGCCCAAGACATTACCGATCGCAAAAATGCCGAAGCCGCCTTAAGAGCTAGCGATCAACGTTGGCAATTTGCCTTAGAAAGCGCTGGCGATGGCATTTGGGACTGGAATATTCAAAACAATGAGGTCTTCTTCTCGCAGCAATGGAAAGCGATGCTGGGATATACAGACGATGAATTTGAGAATAGATTTGAGTCATGGGAAAATCTCGTTCATCCTGACGATATCGCCAAATGCTACGAGGATATTACCAAATGCCTCAATCGTGAAGTTCTCCTCTATGAAAACGAACATCGACTACGTTGCAAAGATGGAAGCTATAAATGGATTTTGGCTCGCGGCAAAGTGTTTGAGATGGATACCAATGGTCAAGCCTTGCGAGTGATGGGTACACATACCGATCTGAGCGATCGCAAACGTGTTGCCTTAGAACTGCAACAACTAACAGAAAGACTCACCCTAGCACTAAAATCTGGGGCGATCGGCAGTTGGGATTGGAATATTAATGACAACAGATTGTATTGGGATGATCGGATGTATGAGATCTATGGCATCACTAACGAGTCTGACGTAGAGATGACCTATGAAACATGGATTAATACATTGCACCCTGAGGATGTTCATATTATCGAAGATATCATCCAGCAAGCCGCTTCAGGTATATCCGACTTTGAAACTGAGTTTCGGATTGTGCTCCCAGATGGAATAATTCGCTACATTAAAGACTATGGAGTAGTGATCAGAGATAATCTTGGCAATGCCCAAAGCATGATTGGGGTTAATTTTGATATTAGCGATCGCAAACAAGCCGAAGCCCAACTCCAACAAATTAACAACGAATTACTTCGCGCCACCAAACTCAAGGATGAATTTCTTGCCAATATGAGCCATGAACTGCGGACACCACTTAATGCGATTTTAGGTATGTCCGAAGCTCTCATAGATCAAGTTCTTGGTTCGATCAATGAACGGCAACAAAAAGCGCTCGGCAATATCGAAAGAAGTGGACGACATTTATTAGATCTGATTAATGACATTCTCGATCTCTCGAAAATCGCGTCAGGCAAAATGGTACTGAATCGCACCTCTACTTCCATCACCAATCTATGCAGTGCTAGTGAAGTTTTTGTCCGTCAACAAGCATTTCAAAAGAATATTCAAATCATCAGCAATATCCCACCCAATCTCAGAGATCTGAATGTAGATGAACGGCGCATCAAACAGGTACTGATCAATCTCCTCACCAATGCCGTGAAATTCACGCCGAATGATGGGCAGATCACCTTCTCTGTTGCCGTTGGCTATGGCAATACATGGCTAGGCGAAGCGCAAATTCCTAACCAAATCCGAGATGAAAATGCGCCAATGATCCTATTTCAAGTCACAGATACGGGCATTGGCATTGCTGCCGAGGATTTATCCCGCCTCTTCCAACCCTTTGTGCAGGTGGACAGCAACCTCAATCGTCAATACGAAGGCACTGGCTTAGGACTAGCGATGGTCAAGCAGATTGCCGAACTGCATGGTGGACAGGTTACGGTCGCGAGTCGGCTTGGACAAGGAAGCTGCTTTACGGTTGCCCTACCCTACGAAATATCAGATATATCCATCATGCAATCAACAGCCGAATCAACCACTGCTACTGTGATGGCATCTTTAGAAAATGCGATCGCCCCACTCATTTTGCTTGCCGAAGACAATGAAGCTAATATTTCCAACTTTACGATCTACCTTACGGCACTCAATTACCGCTTGATTGCGGCAAAAAATGGACAGGAAGCGATCGCCCTTGCGAAATCTGAAAAACCCGATATTATCCTCATGGATATTCAAATGCCGATCATGGACGGACTAGAGGCGAGTCGCTTAATTCGTGCTGATGCCGAGATTGCCAATATCCCGATTATTGCCTTGACTGCTCTAGCTATGGAAGGCGATCGCGAAAGATGTTTAGAGGCAGGAGTGAATGAATATATCAGTAAACCTGTTAGGCTAAAACAACTGGCTCTAAAAATTGCCGAATTATTGGGTGATTAAGAGCGTGTTTGAGAAGTATCCTATTTAGCATAAGTTTCCGCTTTTACCCCCCTTAATCCCCCCTTACAAGGGGGGAAACTTAAATTCTCCCCTTATAAGGGGGAAACTCAAATTCCCCTTGCAAGAGGGGAAACTCAAATTCTCCCTTGCAAGGGGGAGTTAGAGGGGGTTAAAACTTCTTAAACACGCTCTAGTTTTAGATTGTTGCTGTTTACCATTGACTATATGAGATTTCACTCAACTGACTAGCTATGTCGTACGCTCACCTTAGTTCTACCAACAATCCTTTGCCGTCAACGATCGCTGTCTTGATCGTTGATGACTCGGAGAGCGATCGCGGTAGTTTTGGGCGCTATCTCCAATCAGATAGAGATAGCAGCTATAACTTCCTCGAAGCAGAAACCCTAGAAGAGGGACTGGAACTATGGCGATCGCAGAAACCTGATATTGCCCTCATCGATCTGAATTTACCCGATGGCGATGGATTGGAATTTCTAGAAGCAATTAATGAAGTTTCTAGGAGTGAGCGTATTCCTGTGATCATGTTGACGGGGCAAGGGGATGAGAAAAAAGCCGTACAGTCAATGAAGTTAGGAGCATCGGATTACTTAGTTAAGGGAGATGTCTCCGCGAAATTGCTATCTAGTACTGTAAATCGAGTACTACGCGAAACTGCGCTCAATCGCCAACTATGGCGATCGCAACAACAGCAAACAGTAATCGCCGAAATAGCACTACGGATTCGCGAATCTCTAGACTTAGTCGAAATCTCGAATGCGATCGTTAAAGAAGTACGTCAATTTATCAACGCTGATCGCGCCGCTATTTATCAATTCAAACCCGACATGAGTGGCGCGATCGTTGCCGAAGATATCATTGCTCCTTGGCAGCCCTGCTTAAATATCCAAATTGAAGATACCTGCTTTCGCGACAATCTAGGCGGTGCATATCGCGATGGCAAGTTCTTTGTTGCTAATGATATCTATCAGGCAAATTTGACCGATTGCCATGTGCAACTGCTCGAAAGATTTCAAGTACGCGCCAATCTCGTTGTCCCAATCCTATTACCAAACGCCGAACAGAGTATTTTATGGGGTTTGCTGATAGTGCATCAATGTTCGACGGCACGTATATGGCAAGATTCCGATATTCTGTTGCTTCAGCAGTTATCAGTACAGCTAGCGATCGGCATTCAGCAAGCACTGACCTACCAACAAGTCCAAACTGAGTTGGCAGAACGCAAACGCGCCGAAGCTTTACTCTTGATTAAGCAAGCAGAAATCGAAGAACGCAATGTTCTCCTAGAAAAAACAAGTGCCGACTTGGAATGCACGATCGAGGAACTGAGGGTCAGTGCTGAAGATCTGATCTATCAGCAACGCCAACTAGAATACGAACAGCTCCGTTATCAAAATTTATTTAACTTCGCTCCTGATGGTTATCTAGTAACAGATTCCGTCGGCAAGATTGTAGAAGCAAATCAAGTTATCTTAGATCTGCTAGGAGTCACCCGTGAGTATATCGTAGAAAACTTTTTGGCGAGCTTTGTTGTTGCTCACGACCGAGAAATTTTCTTTAACCGCCTTAGTTATCTGTTATCCCATGATAATTCCGTCGAAACTTGGGAAATTACCTTAACCACTTATCAGAAAGAGTCTTTCCCTGCGGAAATCATCCTCACCAAAAATATCAATCCTGCAACCAAGCAAATCCAACTGTTATGGATTATTCGCAATATCAGCGATCGCAAACGCGCCGAGCAAGAACTGCTAGAACTCAATCAATCCCTAGAAGCAAAAGTCATAGAACGTACCCAAGAACTATGGCAAGTCAATAAACTGCAACGCGCTATTCTCGATGGTACGGACTACGCGATTATCTCCACTGACCTCAATGGCATCATTCAAACTTTTAACACTGGTGCGGAAAAAATGTTGGGCTACAGTATGGGCGAAGTGGTTGGCAAGGTGACACCCGAAATTTTCTACGATCCCCAAGAGCTTCTTGC from Pseudanabaena sp. Chao 1811 encodes the following:
- a CDS encoding PAS domain-containing protein, which codes for MDNLRPKTQTSPLQSGNFGEVKNEIKILIVEDLESDRFSYKRYLTSDPEQKYQIAEAETLEEGLELWRSQQPDVVLLDINLPDGDGLEFLEEISTGQFINKLPVIMLTGQGDERIAVRAMKLGAADYLVKSDVTAVSLLTCINQVQENNLLFRQLRRSQQQQAVIASMALHIRRSVSFEDVANTIVQEIRGFLAADRTIIYRFHPDMSGSIVAEAVLPEWETCLNSQIEDTCFQENLGGEYQNGKIFAANDIYEANLTECHIQLLERFQIKANLVVPILLNGTNALWGLLIVHQCSSPRQWHEEDIQLLHQLSVHLAISLQQAELYQNLESLNSSLEAKVQERTEEIQLQAQMLEQIHDAVISTTPDGTILTWNTGAERLYEYKSNEAIGQNVSMLYLNEDVPIIQSTVFVPVIENGNHEVELRNRTKSGNIIDISLRLSLVRDALGNPIRLIGCSNDISDRKQAEIDLKESEQSYVSLMAASPVGIFRADPMGYCTYINDRWSFIAGITIESAMGDGWRQGIHPEDRQLVSDEWDQSVQEERTFTLEYRFQRPDGVVTWVYGQSVAKRNDDGIVTGYVGTITDISDHKRAEQELQNLNQELEVRVEQRTALLKESEQRFVTLAEAAPVGIFQADEMGQTIYANPAWGHMTGREPEAALGSGWLETIHPEDRERILREASEGMSQNSSFQTEARCLKPDGTITWFYCQVNPKLDSNNNVLGYIGTLTNISDRKLAEAELQKLSNRLELALRSAAIGCWEWDLVNNIKVWDARMYEIYGLSEQDVNSVDYERWANILHPDDYLPTTTLLQQAILGEAEYDTEFRIIHSDGTVHFIKAYGVLVRDEQSNPKAMIGINFDISDRKKFEETLRESEEIKRRILESSSDCIKLLDLDGRLLYINDGGLDILEIDDFSAFHNVDWCGLWPEASHSDIVAAVNIAKSGQTGKFQGFCPTAKGNPKWWDVVVTPIRDGNGQVVQLLSVSRDITERKRAEQEILENHQLIQQIADSSPNVLYLYDLQEQRNTYANREILATLGYSASTIQEMGMSWLPTVIHPDDLLPTVEHFERLKQAHDGEIFSHEYRLRHANGEWRYFFSRDLIFSRDVQGQVKLIIGTAQDITDRKNAEAALRASDQRWQFALESAGDGIWDWNIQNNEVFFSQQWKAMLGYTDDEFENRFESWENLVHPDDIAKCYEDITKCLNREVLLYENEHRLRCKDGSYKWILARGKVFEMDTNGQALRVMGTHTDLSDRKRVALELQQLTERLTLALKSGAIGSWDWNINDNRLYWDDRMYEIYGITNESDVEMTYETWINTLHPEDVHIIEDIIQQAASGISDFETEFRIVLPDGIIRYIKDYGVVIRDNLGNAQSMIGVNFDISDRKQAEAQLQQINNELLRATKLKDEFLANMSHELRTPLNAILGMSEALIDQVLGSINERQQKALGNIERSGRHLLDLINDILDLSKIASGKMVLNRTSTSITNLCSASEVFVRQQAFQKNIQIISNIPPNLRDLNVDERRIKQVLINLLTNAVKFTPNDGQITFSVAVGYGNTWLGEAQIPNQIRDENAPMILFQVTDTGIGIAAEDLSRLFQPFVQVDSNLNRQYEGTGLGLAMVKQIAELHGGQVTVASRLGQGSCFTVALPYEISDISIMQSTAESTTATVMASLENAIAPLILLAEDNEANISNFTIYLTALNYRLIAAKNGQEAIALAKSEKPDIILMDIQMPIMDGLEASRLIRADAEIANIPIIALTALAMEGDRERCLEAGVNEYISKPVRLKQLALKIAELLGD